In one Bartonella grahamii subsp. shimonis genomic region, the following are encoded:
- a CDS encoding thiamine phosphate synthase, giving the protein MKLDPFYLIVDNADWIERLLPLGVKLVQLRMKHENQQVIRQHIKRAKNICNKLGAQLIINDHWEIAIDEKCNFIHLGQEDLSNADLHAIHKRGIKVGLSTHDEHELDIALSVNPEYIALGPIYPTILKKMKWMPQGLEKIKQWRKRIGTLPLVGIGGLTPERAVGVLKAGANSAAVVTDIILHKKPEERVQQWIKVTQTWR; this is encoded by the coding sequence ATGAAACTGGATCCATTTTACCTCATCGTTGATAACGCTGATTGGATTGAACGTTTGCTTCCTCTTGGAGTTAAACTCGTACAATTGCGTATGAAACATGAAAATCAACAAGTAATCCGTCAACATATCAAGCGCGCAAAAAACATATGCAATAAATTGGGAGCACAATTAATTATTAATGATCATTGGGAAATAGCAATTGATGAAAAGTGCAATTTTATTCATCTGGGACAAGAAGACTTAAGCAATGCTGATCTTCACGCAATTCATAAAAGGGGTATAAAAGTTGGCCTTAGTACACATGATGAACATGAATTGGATATCGCGCTCTCTGTTAATCCTGAGTATATTGCACTTGGTCCTATTTATCCGACAATCTTAAAAAAAATGAAATGGATGCCGCAAGGACTAGAAAAAATCAAACAATGGAGAAAGCGGATTGGTACTTTACCTTTGGTGGGTATTGGTGGTTTAACACCAGAACGCGCAGTTGGTGTTTTAAAAGCAGGAGCAAATAGTGCTGCTGTCGTAACTGATATTATCCTTCATAAAAAACCTGAAGAGCGTGTACAGCAGTGGATAAAAGTGACACAAACATGGCGTTGA
- a CDS encoding heme ABC transporter ATP-binding protein: protein MIEATNICVQRGKKQILKHINLQAKSGAFTIIIGPNGSGKSTFIKALSGEIPYSGKITLNGYNVCQTKTHEMAKMRAVLPQSTTLVFPFLVHEVVGLGLSVNQFTITKTELQNLIQKALECVDLSDYGNLYYHQLSGGEQARVQLARVLCQIWKPVHNGIPRWMILDEPIASLDIQHQIIVMDIAKQFAHSGGGVLAVLHDLNLAAHYADNMILLKEGEIYCQGNATNVLTTQNLRNVYHCSLNVSELPKKDIPFILPQTASSIKLNL, encoded by the coding sequence ATGATTGAAGCGACAAATATTTGTGTTCAGCGCGGAAAGAAGCAGATTCTTAAACACATTAATCTTCAAGCTAAAAGTGGTGCTTTTACCATTATTATTGGTCCTAATGGATCTGGAAAAAGTACCTTTATCAAAGCTCTGAGTGGTGAAATTCCTTACAGTGGAAAAATAACCTTAAATGGTTATAATGTATGCCAAACAAAAACGCATGAAATGGCAAAAATGCGTGCTGTGCTACCACAATCAACAACGCTCGTATTTCCATTCTTAGTCCATGAAGTTGTAGGACTCGGCCTTTCTGTAAACCAATTTACCATTACTAAAACTGAATTGCAAAATCTTATCCAAAAAGCTTTAGAGTGCGTTGACCTTTCTGATTATGGCAATCTGTATTATCACCAATTATCAGGTGGAGAACAAGCTAGAGTACAACTTGCCCGTGTACTTTGCCAAATCTGGAAACCTGTTCATAACGGGATTCCTCGCTGGATGATATTAGATGAACCTATTGCTAGCCTCGATATTCAACATCAAATCATTGTTATGGATATTGCTAAACAATTTGCCCATTCTGGTGGCGGCGTTCTTGCTGTTCTTCATGACCTCAATCTCGCGGCACATTATGCAGATAACATGATCTTGCTCAAGGAGGGAGAGATTTATTGCCAAGGGAATGCAACTAACGTTTTGACAACACAAAATCTTCGCAACGTTTATCATTGTTCTTTAAACGTTTCTGAATTACCTAAAAAAGATATCCCTTTTATACTCCCTCAAACGGCATCCTCTATCAAATTAAATCTTTAG
- a CDS encoding tail fiber protein: MSNIYDWSLKADENAYSDSIINWAEGQPPSSVNDSARAMMQRVREYLADNGGSINSSFTVNVENKTTLITLKTVSPIKKYNNDIVIRFKACGVNIGATTITVNNIGEKLIYKATDAGVMPLEGGEFQTDGIYEMVYNNGVLIKEHEGWYLLNPTPPKIESFPAGFIATFAMQNVPNGWLLCDGKAYKREDYPQLFKAIGDKWGKDSDKTFKVPDFRGMFLRGFDNGRGLDGDRKFADEQQDSIKSHTHIGSIENAGEHAHSFEYKGVGWPTGDIGRLPNHYTYDATLKGKTGSAGAHTHKVTLSHTGEVETRPVNTTVVYAIKS, from the coding sequence ATGTCTAATATTTACGATTGGTCTCTAAAGGCTGATGAAAATGCTTATTCAGATAGCATCATTAATTGGGCTGAAGGTCAGCCGCCTAGTTCTGTTAATGATAGTGCACGGGCGATGATGCAGCGCGTGCGTGAATATCTTGCAGATAATGGTGGTTCTATTAATTCAAGCTTTACAGTAAATGTGGAAAATAAAACAACATTAATTACCTTAAAGACAGTTTCGCCTATAAAGAAATACAACAATGATATCGTCATACGTTTTAAAGCTTGTGGTGTAAATATTGGTGCGACAACAATAACTGTTAATAATATAGGAGAAAAGCTTATCTATAAAGCCACTGATGCGGGGGTTATGCCATTAGAAGGTGGAGAATTTCAAACAGATGGTATTTATGAAATGGTATACAATAATGGTGTTTTAATAAAAGAGCATGAGGGTTGGTATTTATTAAATCCTACACCACCAAAGATAGAAAGTTTTCCTGCTGGATTCATTGCAACATTTGCTATGCAAAATGTGCCAAATGGTTGGCTTTTATGTGATGGTAAGGCCTATAAGCGTGAGGATTATCCGCAGTTATTCAAGGCAATAGGTGATAAATGGGGAAAAGACAGCGATAAAACTTTTAAAGTTCCTGATTTTAGAGGCATGTTTTTACGCGGCTTTGATAATGGTCGGGGTTTAGATGGTGATAGAAAATTTGCAGATGAACAACAAGATAGCATAAAATCGCATACGCATATTGGGAGCATTGAAAATGCAGGCGAGCATGCGCATAGTTTTGAGTATAAAGGAGTTGGATGGCCAACTGGTGATATTGGGAGGCTACCGAATCATTATACTTATGATGCGACCCTGAAAGGGAAAACAGGTTCTGCTGGCGCACATACACACAAGGTAACTCTTTCCCATACGGGTGAGGTAGAAACGCGTCCTGTTAATACAACCGTTGTCTATGCGATAAAATCATGA
- a CDS encoding iron ABC transporter permease, which yields MADDTSIMHLPETKEGKKINRSKQGKILLLSLIIFLTFSIFGGLLNGAAKVSFVDLLHVMLTQDFSVSSKTRDYLVLIDIRLPRVILGLLIGAALAVSGVLMQGLFRNPLADPGIVGVSAGAGLGAVLAIVVGIAFPVSFAPFLEPYKVIIGAFLGGLLSTIILYIIATHNSFTSIATMLLAGIALGALSSAVVGTLIFIANDQQLRDITFWSLGSLAGATWLKIWLVLPFIVIGLLFSPFLSRALNALALGEAVAGHIGFHIQRVKNIAIPLVALMCGSAVAVSGGIGFIGIIVPHILRQLIGPDHRYLIPCSALLGAALLIFADTFARLIVAPAELPIGIVTALFGAPFFLWILICKRGTDFS from the coding sequence ATGGCAGATGATACATCCATAATGCATTTACCTGAAACAAAAGAAGGTAAAAAAATAAACCGTTCAAAGCAGGGGAAGATTTTATTATTAAGCTTAATAATATTCCTTACCTTCAGTATTTTTGGTGGGCTCTTGAATGGTGCAGCAAAGGTTTCTTTCGTTGATCTCCTCCATGTGATGCTTACACAAGATTTTTCGGTAAGTAGTAAAACGCGTGATTACCTTGTGCTTATCGACATAAGGCTTCCCCGTGTTATCTTGGGATTGTTGATTGGAGCAGCTTTAGCTGTCTCCGGTGTTCTTATGCAAGGGCTTTTCCGTAATCCTCTTGCAGATCCTGGAATTGTAGGTGTATCAGCAGGTGCTGGACTTGGAGCAGTCTTAGCAATTGTTGTCGGTATTGCTTTTCCTGTTTCATTTGCACCTTTTCTAGAGCCTTACAAAGTTATCATAGGTGCTTTTTTGGGTGGACTTTTATCAACGATTATTCTCTACATAATAGCAACGCATAATAGCTTTACCTCTATTGCAACCATGCTGCTTGCTGGTATTGCTCTTGGTGCATTAAGCAGTGCAGTTGTCGGAACATTGATTTTTATCGCAAATGACCAACAACTCCGTGATATCACTTTTTGGAGTCTTGGCTCTCTTGCGGGTGCTACATGGTTGAAAATATGGCTCGTTCTCCCTTTCATCGTTATTGGTCTTCTTTTCTCTCCCTTTTTATCACGAGCACTTAATGCCCTTGCTCTTGGAGAAGCTGTTGCTGGCCATATTGGATTCCATATTCAACGCGTTAAAAATATTGCTATTCCCCTTGTTGCTCTTATGTGTGGTAGTGCTGTTGCTGTCAGTGGTGGTATTGGTTTTATTGGTATTATTGTTCCTCATATTTTACGTCAGCTCATTGGTCCTGATCATCGCTATCTCATTCCTTGCTCTGCTCTCTTGGGAGCAGCATTACTTATTTTTGCTGATACGTTTGCACGCTTAATTGTTGCCCCCGCAGAATTGCCGATTGGAATTGTAACAGCACTTTTTGGTGCACCTTTCTTTCTATGGATCCTTATATGCAAACGAGGAACAGATTTTTCATGA
- a CDS encoding thiazole synthase: MLNLYGRQFSSRLLLGTAQYPSPAILRDAIHKSNTEIVTVSLRRETAGGKQGGQFWQFLQELGVTVLPNTAGCYTVKEAVTTAQLARDLFKTAWIKLEVIGNPDTLQPNIFSLIEAAQILNNEGFKIFAYTTDDLIVAEKLFDIGCRVIMPWCAPIGSAKGPHNTDGLRSIRAYLPDATLVIDAGIGRPSHATIAMELGYDAVLLNTAVAKAGDPVLMAEAFSKAVQAGRIGYKAGMIEARNVAVPSTPVIGKAVFS, translated from the coding sequence ATGCTGAATCTTTATGGACGACAGTTCTCTTCCCGTCTTCTATTAGGTACAGCACAATATCCTTCACCAGCAATCCTTCGTGATGCTATTCATAAATCGAATACGGAAATTGTGACTGTTTCCTTGCGCCGTGAAACTGCAGGTGGAAAACAAGGTGGACAATTTTGGCAATTTCTTCAAGAACTTGGGGTAACAGTGCTTCCTAATACTGCTGGTTGTTATACTGTTAAAGAGGCCGTAACCACAGCGCAATTAGCAAGAGATCTCTTTAAAACAGCTTGGATTAAACTCGAAGTTATAGGAAACCCAGACACCTTACAGCCAAATATTTTTTCCTTAATCGAAGCAGCGCAAATCTTAAACAATGAAGGTTTCAAAATTTTTGCTTACACAACGGATGATCTCATTGTCGCTGAAAAACTTTTCGACATTGGTTGCCGTGTTATTATGCCTTGGTGTGCTCCTATTGGTTCTGCCAAAGGACCTCATAATACTGATGGATTGCGTTCTATCCGTGCTTACCTTCCTGATGCTACTCTTGTTATTGATGCCGGCATTGGACGCCCATCACATGCCACCATTGCGATGGAACTCGGTTATGATGCAGTACTTCTTAATACTGCAGTTGCTAAAGCAGGTGATCCTGTCTTAATGGCTGAAGCATTTTCTAAAGCTGTTCAAGCAGGACGTATAGGGTATAAAGCTGGCATGATCGAAGCACGCAATGTAGCAGTCCCTTCAACGCCTGTCATTGGAAAAGCAGTATTTTCATGA
- the thiS gene encoding sulfur carrier protein ThiS, with protein sequence MQIFVNGETVQTEVMTLGLLLEELGYEGNWLATAVNAEVVPIDARSQFTLHEGDKIEILSPMQGG encoded by the coding sequence ATGCAAATATTTGTTAATGGTGAAACAGTCCAAACAGAAGTTATGACTCTCGGTCTCTTGCTTGAAGAATTGGGGTATGAGGGAAATTGGCTTGCAACCGCTGTTAACGCTGAAGTTGTTCCCATAGATGCACGAAGCCAATTTACCTTGCATGAAGGAGATAAAATTGAAATTTTAAGCCCAATGCAAGGAGGCTAA
- the thiC gene encoding phosphomethylpyrimidine synthase ThiC encodes MQKNTPSINCSPFPASRKIYQQSLLFSDVRVPLREISLTDGSGKKPLNVYDTSGPYTDKDMIIDITKGLPAISLPWLSKRDNTETYPARSVKPEDNGFASDKNLTPTFKQKRPILRAKNGKAITQMAYARAGIITAEMEYVAIRENEGLVVKERQNISSDETFAGSIPEIYTAEFVRNEIACGRAIIPQNINHPECEPMIIGRNFRVKINANIGNSAVTSSMEEEVDKMVWAIRWGADTVMDLSTGRNIHNIREWIIRNAPVPIGTVPLYQALEKVQGIAENLTWDIFRDTLIEQAEQGVDYFTIHAGLRLPFIPLTIDRVTGIVSRGGSIMAKWCLHHHKESFLYEHFDEICDIARTYDISLSLGDGLRPGSIADANDEAQFAELKTLGELTKIAWEKDVQVMIEGPGHVPMHKIKENMEQQLDLCHEAPFYTLGPLTTDIAPGYDHITSAIGAAMIGWFGTAMLCYVTPKEHLGLPDRNDVKTGVITYKIAAHAADLAKGLPRAQLRDNALSRARFDFRWHDQFNLSLDPETACAFHDETMPKKAHKLVHFCSMCGPKFCSMRISHDIREAAAIRKTKGEGMVAMAEKYQKNGDLYIDAIPIQKEQVNS; translated from the coding sequence GTGCAGAAAAATACTCCATCAATCAATTGTAGCCCTTTTCCCGCTTCACGCAAAATTTATCAACAGAGCCTTCTCTTTTCTGATGTACGTGTACCATTGCGTGAAATTTCACTGACTGATGGCAGTGGTAAAAAACCTTTAAACGTTTACGACACTTCTGGCCCCTACACAGATAAAGATATGATCATTGACATTACAAAAGGCTTACCAGCAATTAGCTTGCCTTGGCTCTCTAAGCGAGATAATACTGAAACTTATCCTGCACGATCAGTGAAACCTGAAGATAATGGTTTTGCTTCTGATAAAAACCTTACACCAACCTTTAAACAAAAACGCCCCATTTTACGAGCAAAAAATGGCAAAGCAATTACACAAATGGCTTATGCGCGCGCAGGCATTATTACAGCGGAAATGGAATATGTGGCTATACGAGAAAATGAAGGATTAGTAGTAAAAGAACGGCAGAATATATCATCAGATGAAACATTTGCTGGATCAATACCAGAAATTTATACTGCCGAATTTGTTCGCAATGAAATTGCTTGTGGACGCGCCATTATTCCACAAAACATTAATCATCCAGAGTGCGAACCCATGATTATTGGACGTAATTTTCGTGTTAAAATTAATGCCAATATTGGCAATTCAGCAGTAACTTCATCTATGGAAGAAGAAGTTGATAAAATGGTTTGGGCTATTCGCTGGGGAGCAGATACAGTTATGGATCTCTCAACAGGTCGAAATATTCATAATATTCGTGAGTGGATTATTCGAAATGCCCCTGTTCCCATCGGGACTGTTCCACTTTATCAAGCACTCGAAAAAGTACAGGGTATTGCCGAAAACTTAACATGGGATATTTTCCGTGATACCCTTATTGAGCAGGCAGAACAAGGTGTTGATTATTTTACCATTCATGCGGGATTAAGATTACCTTTTATCCCTTTGACCATTGATCGGGTAACAGGTATTGTTTCACGAGGTGGTTCTATTATGGCAAAATGGTGCTTGCATCATCACAAAGAAAGTTTTCTCTATGAACATTTTGATGAAATTTGTGATATTGCACGCACGTATGACATCTCTCTTTCCTTGGGGGATGGATTGCGCCCTGGCTCTATTGCCGACGCCAATGATGAAGCCCAATTTGCAGAGCTTAAAACCTTGGGTGAATTGACAAAAATTGCTTGGGAAAAAGATGTACAGGTTATGATTGAAGGTCCTGGGCATGTCCCAATGCACAAAATTAAAGAAAATATGGAGCAACAATTAGATCTTTGTCATGAGGCGCCTTTTTATACTTTGGGACCTCTTACAACCGATATTGCTCCTGGTTATGACCATATTACATCAGCAATTGGTGCCGCTATGATTGGATGGTTTGGAACAGCTATGTTGTGTTATGTAACACCTAAAGAACACCTAGGACTCCCCGATAGGAATGACGTAAAAACTGGTGTAATCACTTATAAAATTGCGGCTCATGCTGCTGACCTTGCCAAAGGTTTGCCTAGAGCACAATTGCGCGATAATGCTCTTTCGCGTGCACGATTTGATTTTAGATGGCATGATCAATTCAACCTTTCTCTTGATCCAGAAACAGCCTGTGCCTTTCATGATGAAACAATGCCTAAAAAAGCCCATAAATTGGTCCATTTTTGTTCCATGTGTGGACCAAAATTCTGTTCTATGCGTATTTCCCATGATATTCGTGAAGCAGCAGCAATAAGAAAAACAAAAGGGGAAGGTATGGTCGCCATGGCCGAAAAATATCAGAAAAATGGTGACCTTTATATAGATGCCATTCCTATTCAAAAAGAGCAAGTAAACAGTTGA
- a CDS encoding FAD-dependent oxidoreductase translates to MKKILIKGAGVGGLTVAFMLQQKDVSVTISAPPYSPIGSASWYAGGMLAPYCERENAEQIVEDLGIQAIQWWRKTLPNLVVQKGTLVVAPTRDRGELERFSVRTHNHKTIDNTEIAHLEPDLAECFNCALFYENEAHLDPRKALMALKEKLLNNGACFVDVKTAETNFDIVIDATGIARLGKDKNIRGVRGEMLLVRCTDIKISRPIRLLHPRFPLYIVPRQDNIFMIGATMIESDFDGAISVRSMMELLNAAYTLHPAFAEAEIIESGVGVRPCYPNNFPSVHKDGNCIFINGFYRHGFLLSPEMAKRAMKLALE, encoded by the coding sequence TTGAAGAAGATTCTTATCAAAGGTGCAGGTGTAGGCGGCTTAACAGTTGCCTTTATGTTACAGCAAAAAGATGTTTCTGTTACTATATCGGCTCCCCCTTATTCTCCTATAGGAAGTGCTAGTTGGTATGCAGGGGGAATGCTCGCACCTTACTGTGAAAGAGAAAATGCAGAACAGATTGTTGAAGATCTTGGTATACAGGCTATACAGTGGTGGCGTAAAACGCTCCCCAACCTTGTCGTACAAAAAGGCACTTTAGTGGTTGCACCTACACGAGATAGAGGAGAGCTTGAACGATTTTCTGTGCGCACGCACAATCACAAAACCATAGATAATACAGAAATAGCTCATCTTGAACCAGATCTTGCAGAATGTTTTAACTGTGCGCTCTTTTATGAAAATGAAGCCCATCTTGATCCTCGCAAAGCGCTCATGGCTTTAAAAGAAAAGCTTCTCAACAATGGAGCGTGTTTTGTTGATGTAAAGACAGCTGAAACAAATTTTGATATTGTTATTGATGCGACAGGAATAGCACGTTTAGGAAAAGACAAAAATATACGGGGTGTACGCGGCGAAATGCTTCTCGTGCGCTGCACCGATATTAAAATTTCGCGTCCAATTCGTCTGCTTCATCCACGGTTTCCTCTCTACATTGTACCTCGACAAGATAATATTTTTATGATTGGCGCAACAATGATAGAAAGTGACTTTGATGGTGCGATCTCTGTGAGATCAATGATGGAACTGCTCAACGCGGCTTATACTTTACATCCTGCTTTTGCTGAAGCAGAAATTATTGAATCTGGCGTTGGTGTTCGTCCATGTTATCCTAATAACTTCCCTTCTGTGCATAAAGATGGTAACTGTATTTTTATTAATGGGTTTTATAGACATGGTTTTCTTTTGTCTCCAGAAATGGCAAAACGAGCAATGAAATTGGCATTGGAATAA